Proteins encoded in a region of the Flavobacteriaceae bacterium HL-DH10 genome:
- a CDS encoding TonB-dependent receptor produces the protein MKIKLINARFLFRKRLLTMIMKTFIFLLCTTVFSLSADDTFSQEKVIIDQNQLVTVDAVFKIIKEQTNYRFIYPKNLFKDTPKIQLIKGEIKIEKLLDQSLLASNLNFELSKNNTIVISEQDTTQTIEIQQGILISGSIVDSSGIPLPGANILEKGTSNGTQSDFDGNYSLKVTDENSVLVVSYIGYTTREIELNGETTINITLRENASALDEVVVVGYGTQRKSDLTGSVSVVDVDEAKKIVTNDVAKMLQGQVPGVTVQSSGEPGGFVNIKIRGISSFTNNNPLFVVDGMIVDDPYDFATGDIESMQVLKDASASAIYGVRGANGVIIITTKKGKAGKVSINYRSSFGFQSVGKTISVTDRVGYQKITNAAYVNSGQVILPGNDLNSPEFISNVDTDWQDAAYKTGTLENHSISFAGGAETLNYNLNVDYFKNSSYMDVPQDYERYSTTLNLGGQKGKFTYGSKLGYTNSNKGNFNEYNTGESSVIYLLQAIPTMPVYDENRLGGYGGSDNAIQRAITLNVIGYNNLLENTNKRNRFIGNIWGELEILKGLKYKLRVSADVLDFHDRLYVPPSDLGWYYITTNEEASLDVTSGNRTRTIMDNLLTYNLEINKHKFDVLAGSVQEKTTNYRHYSRGVGFDDNAISQLTYAYDSRAEESESTITGKSLLSRLNYSFDDRYLITANYRQDKTSLFDEINNTGDYFSFSGAWKVHNENFINLPDWLNTLKLRAGYGTLGNNTVGPYAYTATVNPFANYVFGNELAPGTTVVSAKDPGLKWEDTETFNTAIEIGMFNNKLQFSAEYYRKTSSDILANVPLPLSSGTIDNWVVAVVKNAADIQNTGFEFALSYNNSDNKFKYNISANLGTLKNEVLKIGENDIPIPGVNSRTEVGRSIGELYAYETDGLFNSPEEVAAHASQSGAQPGDVRFVDQLTVDTPSIDIDGDGFPDIGDGIPDATDGLITDEDRTFQGTTIPKISYGLNFSASYKDFDFSMFWQGNAGNKIYNGTYNALMIGGLLNHHTDMLNYWTPTNTNTNVPRPDQIETNANARGSDRFIESGDYIKLQSLQLGYNVPMGNVKVIEKLRVYLSGQNLLTLSGYKGYDPDFLNDGLFSRGFEFGSFPNPRTFSFGVDVKF, from the coding sequence ATGAAAATTAAACTAATCAATGCGCGTTTTCTATTTAGAAAGCGGCTACTAACCATGATTATGAAAACGTTTATCTTCTTATTATGTACAACCGTTTTTAGTTTATCAGCAGATGATACTTTTTCTCAAGAAAAAGTAATAATTGATCAAAATCAATTAGTTACCGTTGATGCGGTATTTAAAATTATTAAAGAACAAACTAACTACCGCTTTATTTATCCTAAAAATTTGTTTAAGGATACTCCGAAAATTCAATTGATTAAAGGAGAAATTAAAATTGAAAAATTATTAGACCAAAGTCTTTTGGCTAGTAATTTGAATTTTGAGTTGTCTAAAAACAATACCATTGTAATTTCAGAACAAGATACCACTCAAACAATAGAGATTCAACAAGGAATTCTAATATCAGGTAGTATTGTTGATAGTTCTGGAATACCTCTGCCTGGGGCAAATATTCTTGAAAAAGGAACCTCTAACGGTACTCAATCTGATTTTGATGGTAATTATTCTTTAAAAGTTACTGATGAGAATTCAGTTTTAGTAGTATCTTATATAGGGTATACAACCCGAGAAATCGAACTTAATGGAGAAACAACAATTAATATTACTTTACGAGAAAATGCATCAGCTCTAGATGAAGTAGTTGTAGTAGGATATGGTACGCAACGAAAATCAGACTTAACTGGCTCGGTTAGTGTTGTAGATGTTGATGAAGCTAAAAAAATAGTTACAAATGATGTGGCAAAAATGCTTCAAGGTCAAGTGCCAGGGGTTACAGTACAATCATCTGGGGAACCAGGAGGGTTTGTAAATATTAAAATTAGAGGTATTTCATCATTTACCAACAATAATCCGCTTTTTGTTGTAGATGGTATGATAGTAGATGATCCTTACGATTTTGCAACAGGTGATATTGAATCCATGCAAGTTCTAAAAGATGCTTCTGCCTCTGCAATTTATGGTGTTCGTGGAGCTAACGGCGTGATTATAATTACTACTAAAAAAGGAAAAGCAGGTAAAGTTTCTATAAATTACAGAAGCTCATTTGGCTTTCAATCTGTTGGGAAAACTATTTCTGTAACTGATAGAGTTGGTTATCAAAAAATTACTAATGCCGCTTACGTTAATTCAGGACAGGTTATCTTACCCGGAAATGATCTTAATAGTCCAGAGTTTATATCTAATGTTGATACTGATTGGCAAGATGCCGCTTATAAAACTGGAACTTTAGAAAATCATTCTATATCATTCGCTGGTGGTGCAGAAACTCTTAACTACAATTTAAATGTTGATTATTTTAAAAACAGTAGTTATATGGATGTTCCTCAGGATTATGAGCGTTATTCAACAACTTTAAATTTAGGGGGTCAAAAGGGAAAATTTACTTACGGCTCTAAATTAGGGTATACAAATTCTAATAAAGGAAATTTTAATGAGTATAATACTGGTGAATCATCTGTTATTTATTTATTACAAGCTATTCCTACAATGCCAGTATATGATGAAAATAGATTAGGTGGTTATGGAGGTTCAGATAATGCCATACAAAGAGCCATTACATTAAATGTAATTGGTTACAACAATTTATTAGAAAACACTAATAAAAGAAATAGATTTATAGGAAACATTTGGGGCGAGTTAGAAATATTAAAAGGCTTAAAATATAAATTAAGAGTAAGTGCCGATGTACTAGATTTCCATGATAGATTATATGTTCCACCAAGTGATTTAGGCTGGTATTATATTACTACAAATGAAGAAGCTTCACTAGATGTAACCAGCGGAAATAGAACCAGAACCATTATGGATAATCTATTAACCTATAATTTAGAAATTAATAAACATAAGTTTGATGTTTTAGCTGGTTCTGTACAAGAAAAAACAACTAACTATAGACATTATTCCAGAGGTGTAGGTTTTGATGATAATGCTATTAGTCAATTAACCTACGCTTACGATTCAAGAGCTGAAGAATCCGAAAGTACAATTACAGGAAAATCTTTATTGAGCAGACTTAATTATAGTTTTGATGATAGATACTTAATTACGGCTAACTACAGACAGGATAAAACATCGCTTTTTGATGAGATAAATAATACGGGTGATTATTTTTCATTTTCTGGAGCATGGAAGGTTCATAATGAGAATTTTATAAATTTACCAGATTGGCTAAACACTTTAAAACTTAGAGCTGGTTATGGTACTTTAGGTAATAATACTGTAGGGCCTTATGCTTATACAGCTACGGTTAATCCTTTTGCTAATTATGTTTTTGGAAATGAGTTAGCTCCAGGAACAACAGTTGTTTCAGCAAAAGATCCAGGTTTAAAATGGGAGGATACCGAAACATTTAATACTGCTATAGAAATTGGAATGTTTAATAATAAACTACAATTTTCGGCCGAATATTACAGAAAAACATCGTCTGACATTTTAGCAAATGTACCACTTCCACTTTCATCTGGTACTATTGATAACTGGGTTGTTGCTGTTGTAAAAAACGCCGCAGATATTCAAAACACCGGATTTGAATTCGCATTATCTTACAACAACAGTGATAATAAATTTAAATATAATATCTCAGCTAACTTAGGGACTTTGAAAAATGAAGTATTAAAAATTGGAGAGAATGATATTCCCATTCCTGGTGTAAATTCTAGAACGGAAGTTGGTCGGTCTATTGGTGAATTGTATGCTTACGAAACCGATGGGTTGTTTAATAGTCCTGAAGAGGTTGCTGCACATGCCAGTCAATCAGGAGCGCAACCTGGTGATGTTCGATTTGTTGATCAGCTTACAGTGGATACTCCAAGTATTGATATCGATGGAGATGGATTTCCAGATATTGGAGATGGGATTCCAGATGCAACAGATGGTTTAATTACAGATGAAGACAGAACATTTCAAGGCACAACAATACCTAAAATAAGTTATGGTTTAAATTTTAGCGCAAGCTATAAAGATTTTGATTTCTCAATGTTTTGGCAAGGAAATGCAGGAAATAAAATATATAACGGTACATATAATGCATTAATGATAGGTGGTTTGTTAAATCATCATACAGATATGTTAAACTACTGGACTCCAACAAATACGAATACGAATGTGCCGCGTCCAGATCAAATAGAAACTAATGCGAATGCAAGAGGTTCAGATAGATTTATTGAAAGTGGCGATTATATTAAATTACAAAGTTTACAATTAGGATACAATGTGCCTATGGGAAATGTTAAAGTTATAGAAAAATTAAGAGTTTATTTATCTGGTCAGAATTTGCTAACTCTTAGTGGATATAAAGGGTATGACCCGGATTTTCTTAATGATGGATTATTCTCAAGAGGTTTTGAATTTGGATCTTTTCCAAATCCAAGAACATTTTCTTTTGGCGTTGATGTAAAGTTCTAA
- a CDS encoding RagB/SusD family nutrient uptake outer membrane protein: MKNIKKYNYIGIFSLLLVTLFSCVADDELVQVDPNLNTEASFWKTDADFLKGTNAIYGSMHIDGTYMRSTPLLLDLKDDATRSNSPWPPMANVGRFNTSLADDAIYGWAYRDFYQGIYRANQVFEYIEGVEFEDAGLKNRILGQAHFLRGLYLFHLVNFFKNVPVPLDNSTLIHEQKTEEEGWKQIIIDMKAATDLLPISYSNVSGLDAGQIGRATKGAALAYLGKAYLFTKDFPNARDAFKKVIGLNYSLVSNYRDNFTDKNENNSESIFEVQFSREAGGVDLSFGSNPTSGWGQTSARAITYGPRDFGFTDVQPTFALYNDFLIEKTVNDEIDPRLDATMFYNKPGGVMLYGQDFATFYASNANDLNDLFCRKYQNSDGGQVNEYDWRSGINERIMRYADVLLMYAEALNETGTTSEAYTYIQEVRDRVNLPDLAVTKPNMTKEQMRDQIAHERFLEFALEGHRFDDIRRWGWLQDSAKLAWLKSRDAEFETYSNGREYFPIPQSEMDNNPLVNDQNDGY; this comes from the coding sequence ATGAAAAATATAAAAAAATATAATTATATAGGGATATTCTCTTTGTTACTAGTTACTTTATTTAGTTGTGTAGCAGATGATGAACTCGTTCAAGTCGATCCTAATTTAAATACAGAAGCGTCGTTTTGGAAAACTGATGCGGATTTTCTAAAAGGAACAAATGCGATATACGGAAGCATGCATATAGATGGTACATATATGCGTAGTACGCCTTTACTACTAGATCTAAAAGATGATGCCACAAGAAGTAATAGTCCCTGGCCTCCTATGGCTAATGTTGGTCGTTTTAACACCAGTTTAGCAGATGATGCGATTTATGGTTGGGCTTATAGAGACTTTTATCAGGGAATATATAGAGCGAATCAAGTTTTTGAATATATTGAAGGTGTTGAATTTGAAGATGCAGGACTTAAAAATAGAATCCTTGGTCAAGCACATTTTTTAAGAGGGCTTTATTTATTTCATTTAGTTAATTTCTTTAAGAATGTACCTGTTCCACTAGATAACTCTACGTTAATCCATGAACAAAAAACTGAAGAAGAAGGCTGGAAACAAATAATTATAGATATGAAAGCTGCAACTGATTTGTTGCCAATTTCATATAGCAATGTTTCAGGATTAGATGCCGGACAAATAGGTAGAGCAACAAAAGGAGCTGCTTTAGCTTATTTAGGAAAAGCTTATTTATTTACTAAAGATTTTCCTAACGCAAGAGATGCTTTTAAAAAAGTTATTGGTTTAAATTATTCATTAGTTTCTAATTACAGAGATAATTTCACAGATAAAAATGAAAATAATTCAGAATCTATTTTTGAAGTTCAATTTAGTAGAGAAGCTGGAGGTGTTGATTTAAGCTTTGGTTCTAATCCAACATCTGGATGGGGGCAAACATCCGCAAGAGCCATTACTTATGGTCCACGTGATTTTGGATTTACTGATGTACAGCCTACATTTGCTTTATATAATGATTTTCTAATTGAGAAAACCGTTAACGATGAAATTGATCCAAGGTTAGATGCTACCATGTTCTATAATAAACCAGGAGGCGTGATGCTTTATGGTCAAGATTTTGCAACATTTTATGCTTCAAACGCTAATGATTTAAATGATTTGTTCTGTAGAAAATACCAAAATTCAGATGGAGGTCAGGTTAATGAGTATGATTGGCGTTCAGGTATTAACGAGCGTATTATGCGTTATGCAGACGTTCTGTTAATGTACGCAGAAGCATTAAATGAGACAGGAACTACTTCTGAAGCATATACTTATATTCAAGAAGTAAGAGATCGTGTTAATTTGCCAGATTTAGCGGTAACTAAACCAAATATGACAAAAGAACAAATGAGAGATCAAATCGCTCATGAAAGATTTTTAGAGTTTGCGCTTGAAGGTCACCGCTTTGATGATATTAGAAGATGGGGGTGGTTACAAGATTCTGCAAAACTAGCTTGGTTAAAATCAAGAGATGCAGAATTTGAAACGT